A genome region from Engraulis encrasicolus isolate BLACKSEA-1 chromosome 6, IST_EnEncr_1.0, whole genome shotgun sequence includes the following:
- the cracd gene encoding capping protein inhibiting regulator of actin dynamics: MSQENVSDKVRSLQRQIAQGIKFGQKPPSLRKSEGDEGSSDEEESPRSPLRVMAQVETEPGAADAEPKAAAHATPVKSPRSKRVLPLEGTIESINLDCVPQSGPRLDNAAAKHKLAVKPKNQRSRKHHRLTQEFKEVDLPDVLQEEAEGERTAEERAGRPEHSKKQKLQGDEREQRELRRKREQEEERLREEERRKAEEELRLAEERRARLEEERRQREEEERCKREEEERRRREEEEERVRRELEEKRRKEAEERRLREEQERKRREEEERKRREEEERRRLEAERQQRLEEERRIREAEEAARKEKEVAEKRRLLELEERRRKEEEEERLREEERRRQEEKQAAERKRFAEEEERRKEQEEKRKREQEERKRSSEAGEIEWKRKAEEMRWKEMGERQPFTFKVSSGEKQILFQKVNLTPVTPGGGQQQQSSPSSDAAEATKASTSTAADSPALPSMSVPHTAILVTGAQLCGPAVDSDQIKDTACKSLLGLAEDKKALGHPGPRGRTSPDRKSGKTKSLNLSSTPTDQTSVLAEWASIRSKIFKGVEEGKYEDYAEPVPSRSTTTTGGGEDPNQSAFQHPNLRKTNSASAKFSITPARKKFGDSNRNSEILCLDERDDAHHRWPESASPEPYHHHQPVPPSTSSSSSSSKAQTKGTKSVRISDSFEECMFAKDLPSFLVPGSNNQTSSKPPTPDFELLSQTDSECSIPDGEGGDSSLGGEERPSPFGIKLRRTNYSLRFHSERSSENRKKRYSAGDSFEGIPGPFTPMSSEASSPVVSERSSPTSPLRENVTLRHTPSHSQESLVRLGRSPVPSVHSDSERVYMPRPPVYQKPPTSPKPTDITTPQTSSPLVKLGRVSPAVDVREQRAGSVHSFSSDDRDSGREDEASTSALSPGEEETKEKKSFFPSISIPWREKDRKAELIRKDKPSLQSRHSLDSSKVQEKGGEAGPLWITLALQKQKGFREQQQTREERKTLREAKLAEKQAKERDSGTLSPTEGKGNGNTSPPKPKTPEEGKRPDSLLGRFDRRENLKKANTLPSSVTVEITDSTPSPPAVKEVSKRFPPGDSQQVSTEPAWLALAKRKAKAWSDCPQIIK, from the exons atgtCTCAGGAGAACGTCTCCGACAAGGTCCGCAGCCTGCAG AGGCAGATAGCTCAAGGTATCAAGTTTGGCCAAAAGCCGCCGTCGCTGAGGAAGAGTGAGGGTGATGAAGGCAGTTCAGATGAGGAGGAGTCTCCCAGGAGTCCTCTGAGGGTCATGGCACAGGTGGAAACGGAGCCTGGAGCAGCTGATGCTGAACCCAAG GCTGCGGCTCATGCAACGCCTGTGAAGTCTCCTCGTTCCAAGCGTGTTTTGCCACTCGAGGGTACGATTGAGTCCATCAATCTGGATTGCGTCCCCCAGTCCGGACCTCGCCTGGACAACGCAGCGGCGAAACACAAACTTGCAGTCAAGCCGAAAAACCAGAGGAGCAGGAAGCATCACAGGCTCACTCAG GAATTTAAAGAGGTGGACCTACCGGACGTCTtgcaggaggaggcagagggagagagaactgcaGAGGAACGAGCTGGACGTCCCGAGCATTCAAAGAAGCAGAAGCTCCAGGGAGACGAGCGAGAGCAGCGGGAACTGAGGCGaaagagggagcaggaggaggagagactccgagaggaggagaggaggaaggcggAAGAAGAGCTGAGGTTGGCCGAGGAGAGACGTGCACGATTAGAGGAGGaacggaggcagagagaggaagaggagagatgtaagagagaagaggaggaaaggaggagaagagaggaggaggaggagagggtgagaagggagctggaggagaagagaagaaaggaggcgGAAGAGCGCAGGCTCcgagaggagcaagagagaaagaggagggaagaggaagaaagaaaaaggagggaggaggaagaaaggaggcgcCTTGAGGCAGAGCGACAGCAGcgtctggaggaggagaggaggataagagaagCAGAGGAGGCGGCGAGAAAGGAAAAGGAGGTGGCCGAAAAGCGAAGGCTCTTGGAATTAGAAGAGAGACGacggaaagaagaggaggaggaacggcTGCGCGAAGAAGAGAGAAGGCGGCAAGAGGAAAAACAAGCAGCAGAACGAAAACGGTTTGCCGAAGAGGAGGAACGAAGAAAAgaacaggaagagaagaggaaacggGAACAGGAGGAACGAAAGCGGTCCTCAGAGGCAGGAGAGATCGAGTGGAAGAGAAAAGCGGAGGAGATGCGGTGGAAGGAGATGGGAGAGCGACAGCCCTTCACCTTCAAAGTGTCCTCTGGGGAGAAGCAGATCCTGTTCCAGAAGGTCAACTTGACGCCAGTCACTCCAGGTGGaggtcagcagcagcagtcatCTCCATCTTCAGATGCAGCCGAGGCAACCAAGGCCTCAACGTCCACCGCTGCCGACTCCCCGGCTCTTCCCTCCATGTCAGTGCCCCACACGGCCATTCTGGTTACCGGCGCCCAGTTGTGCGGGCCTGCCGTCGACTCGGATCAGATCAAGGACACGGCCTGCAAGTCGCTGCTGGGCTTGGCCGAGGACAAGAAGGCCTTGGGTCATCCGGGACCACGTGGCAGGACGTCTccggaccgcaagtccgggaaaACGAAATCCTTGAATTTGTCTTCCACGCCCACGGATCAGACCTCAGTGCTGGCGGAATGGGCGAGCATCCGATCCAAGATCTTCAAAGGCGTGGAGGAGGGCAAGTACGAGGACTATGCCGAACCCGTGCCGAGccgatccaccaccaccaccggcggCGGCGAGGACCCGAACCAGTCGGCGTTCCAACACCCCAATCTCCGAAAGACCAACTCGGCCAGCGCCAAGTTCTCCATCACCCCGGCACGCAAGAAGTTTGGCGACTCCAACAGGAACTCTGAGATACTGTGTCTAGACGAGCGAGATGACGCTCACCACAGGTGGCCAGAGTCTGCCTCTCCTGaaccctaccaccaccatcaacctgtgcccccatccacctcctcctcttcttcttcttcaaaggCCCAAACCAAGGGCACCAAAAGTGTTCGCATCTCAGACAGCTTTGAGGAATGCATGTTTGCCAAAGacctgccttccttccttgtcCCCGGTTCCAACAACCAGACATCCTCTAAACCTCCGACGCCTGACTTTGAGCTGCTGAGCCAGACCGACTCCGAGTGCTCGATCCCCGATGGCGAGGGCGGCGATTCAAGCCTGGGAGGGGAGGAGCGGCCTTCGCCCTTCGGGATCAAACTGAGGAGGACCAACTACTCGCTGCGCTTCCACAGCGAACGCTCCTCAGAGAACAGGAAGAAGAGGTACAGCGCCGGGGACAGTTTCGAGGGAATTCCTGGACCCTTCACCCCCATGAGCTCGGAAGCATCCTCGCCAGTCGTGTCCGAGAGGTCCAGCCCCACGTCCCCTCTCCGAGAGAATGTCACCCTGAGACACACGCCGTCGCATAGTCAGGAGTCGCTGGTGAGACTCGGCAGATCTCCGGTACCGTCGGTGCACAGTGACAGCGAGCGCGTGTACATGCCCAGGCCTCCCGTCTACCAGAAACCTCCCACGTCCCCAAAGCCCACGGATATCACGACCCCTCAAACCTCGTCCCCGCTTGTCAAACTGGGTAGAGTGTCCCCTGCTGTGGACGTAAGGGAACAGCGGGCAGGGTCGGTGCACTCCTTCTCCAGCGACGATAGGGATTCTGGACGGGAGGACGAGGCATCTACTTCTGCCCTCTCGCCAGGCGAGGAGGAGACGAAAGAGAAGAAGTCTTTCTTTCCGTCCATCAGTATTCcatggagagaaaaagacaggaaGGCGGAGCTTATCAgaaaag ACAAACCATCCTTGCAGAGCAGGCACTCTCTGGACAGCTCGAAGGTGCAGGAGAAGGGCGGTGAGGCCGGCCCGCTGTGGATCACCCTGGCCCTGCAGAAGCAGAAAGGCTTCAGGGAGCAACAGCAGACCAGAGAGGAGCGCAAGACCCTACGGGAGGCTAAGCTGGCCGAGAAACAGGCCAAGGAGAGAGACAGC GGTACGCTCAGCCCAACTGAAGGCA